A genomic region of Alligator mississippiensis isolate rAllMis1 chromosome 6, rAllMis1, whole genome shotgun sequence contains the following coding sequences:
- the LOC102567971 gene encoding steroid 17-alpha-hydroxylase/17,20 lyase, with protein sequence MVSLVLGALLLALALLALRRLSRDKADPGHRAPPCLPSLPVLGSLLQLAGHSELHTCFTGLQARYGCLYALRLGSEYLVVVNNHLHAREVLFKKGKEFAGRPHSVTSDLMSRGGKDIAFASYSPLWRFLRKLVHTALSMFGEGSVALQKIICREAEGLCEVLAATQGAPLAMAPELTRAVTNVVCSLCFNSSYRRGDPEFEAMLQYSQGIVDTVGKESLVDIFPWLQYFPNKDLAWLRQCVKARDELLQKKFTEHKEAFCSDSVSDLMDALLRAKLNMENNNSRLEPGLELTDDHLLMTVGDIFGAGVETTTTALKWAIIYMLHYPEVQRKIQEELDQQLGLERRPQLSDRQRLPYLEATISEVLRIRPVAPLLIPHVALVDSSIGDYVIPKGTHVIVNIWAIHHDQDEWDKPEEFNPGRFLDEKGQRIYSPTPSYMPFGSGIRTCLGEVLAKMELFLLLSWILQRFTLELPAHHPLPSLAGKFGIVLQATGFEVKAVPREPERAGP encoded by the exons ATGGTGAGCCTGGTGCTGggtgccctgctgctggccctggccctgctggccctgcggCGCCTGTCCCGGGACAAGGCGGACCCGGGGCACCGGGCCCCGCCGTGCCTGCCCTCGCTGCCCGTGCtgggcagcctgctgcagctggccggGCACAGCGAGCTGCACACCTGCTTCACCGGCCTGCAGGCCCGCTACGGCTGCCTCTACGCCCTGCGCCTCGGCTCCGAGTACCTGGTGGTGGTCAACAACCACCTGCACGCCCGCGAGGTGCTgttcaagaaggggaaggagtTCGCCGGCCGGCCCCACTCC GTGACCTCGGACCTGATGTCCCGGGGGGGCAAGGACATCGCCTTTGCCAGCTACAGCCCGCTCTGGCGGTTCCTGCGCAAGCTGGTGCACACGGCGCTCTCCATGTTCGGGGAGGGGTCCGTGGCCCTGCAGAAGATCA TCTGCCGGGAGGCCGAGGGGCTGTGCGAGGTGCTGGCGGCCACGCAGGGGGCTCCGCTGGCCATGGCGCCCGAGCTGACCCGCGCCGTGACCAACGTGGTGTGCTCATTGTGCTTCAACTCCTCCTACCGCCGCGGCGACCCCGAGTTCGAGGCCATGCTGCAGTACAGCCAGGGCATTGTGGATACCGTGGGCAAGGAGAGCCTGGTGGacatcttcccctggctgcag TACTTCCCCAACAAGGACCTGGCGTGGCTGCGACAGTGCGTCAAGGCCCGTGACGAGCTGCTCCAGAAAAAGTTCACCGAGCACAAG GAAGCCTTCTGCAGCGACTCGGTGAGCGACCTGATGGACGCGCTGCTGCGCGCCAAGCTCAACATGGAGAACAACAACAGCCGCCTGGAGCCGGGGCTGGAGCTGACCGACGACCACCTGCTCATGACCGTGGGCGACATCTTTGGGGCCGGCGTGGAGACCACCACCACCGCGCTCAAGTGGGCCATCATCTACATGCTGCACTACCCCGAG GTGCAGcggaagatccaggaggagctggaccagcAGCTCGGGCTGGAGAGACGACCCCAGCTCAGCGACAGACAGCGCTTGCCCTACCTGGAGGCCACCATCAGCGAGGTCCTGCGCATCCGGCCCGTGGCCCCGCTGCTCATCCCCCACGTGGCCCTGGTGGACTCCAG CATTGGGGACTACGTCATCCCCAAGGGCACCCACGTCATCGTCAACATCTGGGCCATCCACCACGACCAGGACGAGTGGGACAAGCCCGAGGAGTTCAACCCAG GACGCTTCCTGGATGAGAAAGGCCAGCGCATTTACTCACCCACGCCCAGCTACATGCCCTTCGGCTCTGGCATCCGCACCTGCCTGGGCGAGGTGCTGGCCAAGATggagctcttcctgctgctgtcctggatcCTGCAGCGCTTCACGCTGGAGCTCCCCGCGCACCACCCGCTGCCCTCGCTGGCGGGCAAGTTCGGCATCGTGCTGCAGGCCACGGGCTTCGAGGTCAAGGCCGTGCCACGGGAGCCCGAGCGGGCCGGGCCGTGA
- the WBP1L gene encoding WW domain binding protein 1-like isoform X4 yields the protein MQDAFPSGFETGFWLVWTIIIILSCCCVCHHRRAKHRLQAQQRQHEINLIAYREAHNYSALPFYFRFLPNYLLPPYEEVVNRPPTPPPPYSALHQQCGPAGSSSTIPDAPRTLQPAQSSPAAPGSNNGGVDGTGPPSLGDAEPAVPQTQQAVTKSQGFEPGNSSGGAELEETAEPTSYPEKDSECKEELLKDYGSESLDQNGAIPEAKDKTPGRQRRFTGDSGIEVCVCNRGHHGDDLKEYDGLIDDALDGPLDFCDSCSGRSHGDEEEGGLFGAAEEQPREHGHHHLPRQPVCVLLNTINEQDSQANSSPS from the exons GGTTCTGGCTGGTATGgaccatcatcatcatcctaAGCTGCTGTTGCGTCTGCCATCACCGTCGTGCCAAACACCGGCTCCAAGCCCAACAGCGGCAGCATGAAATCAACCTGATCGCTTACCGGGAAGCCCACAACTACTCGGCCCTCCCCTTTTATTTCC GATTTTTGCCAAACTATTTGCTGCCCCCCTACGAGGAAGTGGTGAACCGACCGCCGACCCCGCCCCCACCGTACAGTGCCTTACATCAGCagtgtggcccagcaggcagcagtAGCACAATCCCCGACGCCCCACGgaccctgcagccagcccagagctCTCCCGCCGCACCCGGCAGCAATAACGGTGGCGTCGACGGCACCGGGCCTCCCAGCCTCGGAGATGCCGAGCCCGCCGTGCCGCAGACGCAGCAAGCGGTCACCAAAAGTCAGGGTTTTGAGCCAGGCAACTCCAGCGGCGGCGCCGAGCTGGAGGAGACGGCCGAGCCCACGTCCTACCCGGAGAAAGATTCGGAGTGCAAAGAGGAACTGCTTAAGGATTACGGCTCGGAGAGCTTAGACCAGAACGGCGCCATCCCCGAGGCCAAAGACAAGACCCCGGGGAGGCAGCGCCGCTTCACCGGCGACTCGGGCATCGAGGTGTGCGTCTGCAACCGCGGCCACCACGGTGACGACCTCAAGGAGTACGACGGGCTCATCGACGACGCGCTGGACGGGCCCCTGGACTTCTGCGACAGCTGCAGCGGCCGCTCCCACGGGGACGAGGAGGAGGGGGGCCTCTTCGGCGCCGCCGAGGAGCAGCCCCGTGAACAcggccaccaccacctgccccggcAGCCGGTGTGCGTGCTCTTGAACACAATAAACGAGCAGGACTCTCAGGccaacagctctcccagctaA
- the WBP1L gene encoding WW domain binding protein 1-like isoform X3, protein MGVNNQSYICETGHCCGQSQCCNYYYELWWFWLVWTIIIILSCCCVCHHRRAKHRLQAQQRQHEINLIAYREAHNYSALPFYFRFLPNYLLPPYEEVVNRPPTPPPPYSALHQQCGPAGSSSTIPDAPRTLQPAQSSPAAPGSNNGGVDGTGPPSLGDAEPAVPQTQQAVTKSQGFEPGNSSGGAELEETAEPTSYPEKDSECKEELLKDYGSESLDQNGAIPEAKDKTPGRQRRFTGDSGIEVCVCNRGHHGDDLKEYDGLIDDALDGPLDFCDSCSGRSHGDEEEGGLFGAAEEQPREHGHHHLPRQPVCVLLNTINEQDSQANSSPS, encoded by the exons GGTTCTGGCTGGTATGgaccatcatcatcatcctaAGCTGCTGTTGCGTCTGCCATCACCGTCGTGCCAAACACCGGCTCCAAGCCCAACAGCGGCAGCATGAAATCAACCTGATCGCTTACCGGGAAGCCCACAACTACTCGGCCCTCCCCTTTTATTTCC GATTTTTGCCAAACTATTTGCTGCCCCCCTACGAGGAAGTGGTGAACCGACCGCCGACCCCGCCCCCACCGTACAGTGCCTTACATCAGCagtgtggcccagcaggcagcagtAGCACAATCCCCGACGCCCCACGgaccctgcagccagcccagagctCTCCCGCCGCACCCGGCAGCAATAACGGTGGCGTCGACGGCACCGGGCCTCCCAGCCTCGGAGATGCCGAGCCCGCCGTGCCGCAGACGCAGCAAGCGGTCACCAAAAGTCAGGGTTTTGAGCCAGGCAACTCCAGCGGCGGCGCCGAGCTGGAGGAGACGGCCGAGCCCACGTCCTACCCGGAGAAAGATTCGGAGTGCAAAGAGGAACTGCTTAAGGATTACGGCTCGGAGAGCTTAGACCAGAACGGCGCCATCCCCGAGGCCAAAGACAAGACCCCGGGGAGGCAGCGCCGCTTCACCGGCGACTCGGGCATCGAGGTGTGCGTCTGCAACCGCGGCCACCACGGTGACGACCTCAAGGAGTACGACGGGCTCATCGACGACGCGCTGGACGGGCCCCTGGACTTCTGCGACAGCTGCAGCGGCCGCTCCCACGGGGACGAGGAGGAGGGGGGCCTCTTCGGCGCCGCCGAGGAGCAGCCCCGTGAACAcggccaccaccacctgccccggcAGCCGGTGTGCGTGCTCTTGAACACAATAAACGAGCAGGACTCTCAGGccaacagctctcccagctaA